From a region of the Rhipicephalus microplus isolate Deutch F79 chromosome X, USDA_Rmic, whole genome shotgun sequence genome:
- the LOC119165503 gene encoding uncharacterized protein LOC119165503: MSQRRDRDKATVEVGLTLVALGSIEDELNAAKARVMSLKQRLVMNSFILTASALSPRAINRERWAYVRNERWFEDTLPLLGYGHFKQCFRVSPATFRFIVDSLRPSLERVTTNMRECIAVEKVVAIGLFKLCSVAEDRVVASVFGVGRSTVNGIYKEFCEAIVSVLESDWIKMLSPSEMAEHIREFMAVSDFPQAVGALDGCHFPVSPPQEHATDYYNYKGWYSIILLALVDHKYRFRFINVGAPGRCHDSHVYQMSSLSGMVKGPLFKAPVATIGGVAVPPLVLCDQAFPLTPNLIKPFGHNTPLSAEQKNFNYHISRVRRVVENAFGRLKARFRFTSKRMECDIANARLVIRACCVLNNICEHFSDAVQLQWLQEVKQSDSQLPQPERGSDSQIGNAVSVRSALVDHFIQRMQTQAARS, from the exons atgtctcagcgcagagacagagataaagcgacagttgaggtgggcctgactcttgtcgccctcggctccatcgaagatgagctaaacgctgcgaaggcaagagtgatgagcctcaaacaaagactcgtcatgaacagcttcattttgactgcttccgcactgtccccccgagccatcaaccgcgaaaggtgggcctatgtgcgcaacgaacgctggttcgaagacacattgccgtTATTAGGTTACGGCCACTTTAAGCAGTGTTTTCGAGTGAGCCCAGCCACCTTCCGTTTCATTGTGGACAGCCTACGCCCTTCGCTAGAGAGGGTCACAACTAATATGCGCGAGTGCATTGCGGTTGAAAAGGTGGTGGCCATCGGCTTATTCAAACTGTGCTCCGTGGCAGAGGACCGAGTCGTGGCCAGTGTCTTCGGTGTCGGGCGATCGACGGTGAACGGCATTTACAAGGAGTTTTGCGAAGCCATCGTTTCTGTCTTGGAAAGCGACTGGATCAAAATGCTGAGTCCATCTGAGATGGCCGAACACATTCGGGAATTCATGGCCGTCAGTGACTTTCCCCAAGCTGTAGGAGCCCTCGACGGCTGCCACTTCCCAGTTTCGCCGCCACAAGAACATGCCACTGATTACTATAACTACAAGGGGTG GTACAGCATTATTCTCCTGGCGCTTGTAGACCACAAGTACCGTTTCAGGTTTATAAATGTTGGTGCCCCTGGAAGATGCCATGACTCTCATGTGTATCAAATGTCGAGCCTCTCCGGCATGGTTAAGGGACCACTTTTCAAGGCTCCAGTTGCTACAATAGGAGGCGTTGCCGTGCCACCTCTGGTGCTCTGTGACCAGGCCTTCCCACTTACACCTAACCTCATCAAGCCATTTGGACACAACACCCCACTTAGTGCAGAGCAGAAAAATTTCAATTACCACATCAGCAGAGTGAGACGTGTGGTAGAAAACGCCTTTGGAAGGCTTAAGGCAAGATTTCGCTTCACATCGAAGAGAATGGAATGCGACATTGCAAATGCTCGCCTCGTGATTCGCGCATGCTGCGTGCTCAACAACATTTGCGAGCATTTCAGCGATGCTGTTCAGCTTCAATGGCTCCAGGAAGTGAAGCAGTCCGACTCCCAACTGCCCCAACCAGAACGTGGCAGCGATTCACAGATTGGGAATGCAGTCAGTGTGCGTTCTGCACTTGTGGACCACTTCATCCAGAGGATGCAGACCCAGGCAGCCCGCTCCTAG